The Congregibacter litoralis KT71 genome contains a region encoding:
- the glnA gene encoding glutamate--ammonia ligase: MSEKTLNLIKESEAGWVDLRFTDTRGKEQHVSIPSSEVDEDFFDGGKMFDGSSIAGWKGINESDMILMPDDSSSVLDPFTDDTTVILRCDIVEPMTMQGYERDPRSVAHRAEEYLKSTGIGDTAYFGPEPEFFVFDDVKWHADMSGAGYSINSEEAAWASNHSFDDGNIGHRPGVKGGYFPVPPVDSLHDIRAAMCAAMDQMGLPIEVHHHEVGTAGQCEIGVKFNTLIKKADEVQILKYCVHNVAHAYGKTATFMPKPLVGDNGSGMHVHQSISKDGENVFAGDGYAGLSETALYYIGGIIKHARALNAFTNASTNSYKRLVPGFEAPVMLAYSARNRSASIRIPYEPSPKGKRVEVRFPDPTANPYLAFAAMLMAGLDGIQNKIHPGDAADKDLYDLPPEEGKAIPTVASSLSMAMEALDADRAFLTAGGVFTDDMIDGYIALKSEEIETLDMTTHPVEFDMYYSV; encoded by the coding sequence ATGTCAGAGAAGACTCTGAACCTGATCAAAGAAAGCGAAGCCGGCTGGGTAGACCTGCGCTTCACGGATACCCGCGGAAAAGAGCAGCACGTCTCCATCCCGTCCAGCGAAGTCGACGAAGACTTTTTTGACGGCGGCAAGATGTTTGATGGCTCGTCTATCGCTGGCTGGAAAGGCATCAATGAGTCCGACATGATCCTCATGCCCGACGATAGCAGCAGCGTCCTGGACCCCTTTACGGACGACACCACCGTTATCCTCCGCTGCGACATCGTTGAGCCCATGACCATGCAGGGCTATGAGCGCGATCCACGCTCCGTTGCCCATCGCGCCGAGGAATACCTGAAGTCCACCGGTATCGGCGACACCGCTTACTTCGGTCCCGAGCCCGAGTTTTTTGTATTTGACGATGTGAAGTGGCACGCCGATATGTCCGGTGCCGGCTACTCCATCAACTCCGAGGAGGCCGCCTGGGCCTCCAACCACAGCTTTGACGACGGCAACATCGGCCACCGTCCCGGCGTGAAAGGGGGCTATTTCCCCGTACCGCCCGTCGATTCTCTCCACGACATTCGTGCCGCCATGTGTGCTGCCATGGATCAGATGGGACTGCCCATCGAAGTGCATCACCACGAAGTGGGCACCGCGGGCCAGTGCGAGATTGGTGTGAAGTTCAACACCCTGATCAAGAAAGCCGACGAAGTACAGATCCTCAAGTACTGCGTACACAATGTAGCCCATGCCTATGGCAAGACTGCGACCTTTATGCCCAAGCCCCTCGTTGGTGACAACGGATCGGGAATGCATGTGCACCAGTCCATCAGCAAAGACGGTGAGAACGTGTTCGCTGGTGACGGCTATGCAGGGCTGTCCGAGACGGCGCTCTATTACATCGGCGGCATCATCAAGCATGCCCGTGCCCTCAACGCCTTCACCAATGCGTCGACCAACAGCTACAAGCGCCTGGTGCCGGGTTTTGAAGCACCGGTCATGCTGGCCTACTCTGCACGTAACCGATCGGCGTCAATCCGCATCCCCTACGAGCCCAGCCCCAAGGGCAAGCGCGTGGAAGTGCGTTTCCCCGATCCCACAGCCAACCCCTACCTGGCTTTCGCAGCCATGCTGATGGCGGGCCTGGACGGTATCCAGAACAAGATCCACCCCGGCGATGCCGCGGACAAGGATCTTTACGATCTGCCCCCGGAAGAAGGCAAGGCCATCCCCACCGTGGCATCCAGCCTGAGCATGGCCATGGAAGCCCTGGATGCGGATCGCGCATTCCTTACGGCGGGGGGCGTGTTTACCGACGACATGATTGACGGTTACATCGCTCTCAAGTCTGAGGAGATCGAAACCCTCGATATGACCACGCACCCCGTGGAATTTGACATGTACTACTCCGTCTAA